ttccgattttatctcaacattttctgccacaaactccgatcaaatccgctcaggttttttatgcttatttattattacattttcccgaaatttgctttgcggaaaaaaaaaaaatcaaattttcactatttttttggatttttcacctgatgCTCTTATGCTTTTTGCACGAAACctaacgcacatcaaaaaatcattgggacttctcccattgacttatatgcaacctctacatgagatgccggattttctcattcggatttttccatcctcagggttcaataaattccgaaaaatttgtgatttttttttaaaagtcagattttattttaaaaaaaaaaatcacaaatttttcgggatttttgcattcagtttagtaaattacccccctaATGTAGTGCAATTTCCATCTTGCCATTATGTTGATATAGTTTAGTTTGGATAGCTAACTAAACTTAcactatatagaatatattttacgGGAAAGCATTCAGAAATAGTTAATGTGAACAGCAATGCCAGTAGGTATCCATACAGTAAGGTTTATGTGACACCAGGAGATTTGAAGGCATTTAGCATCAACAATAACATATGTGGAATGGTCTTTTATCCTTCCCATTCTGGACAGCTGGAATCACCCTATTGTAGCACAACCATTGACCATTTACTTTTTCAGTTGACAGGTGTGTTATATAGGTGCAAATACCAATGGTTCACGGAAAAAAGTTATTATAAACAGTTCCACGCGCCCTGTTACTACTACTGATATAGTAAACCACCAATGAATCTCCTGCTGAGACTTTAACCTTAAGCTTAATATAAAGTCGCTCAgcaatcagcagcttattggtctgtgtatgaGGCTCTTTTGGTAACTTGCCGGATGGATATCTGTCAGAAAATAAGGCAAATATCTATTGGACAAGTTTTAAAGCCAGTCAGGTGAGAACAACATTGGAACATTTGTTTCTCTCCCAAGAGGTCTCCGTAGACCCCCATTATGATTCCGTGTTTGTTCCAGGGGCTCAGCTACTGGATCATCCCCCAATTGGGGCCAACACGTTGTAGGGCAAACCAGATAAGGATCCCCTCGTTTGACTTCACGAAACAAGTGGATGTTGGTGCGTATGCACAGTTTTAAAGTCTAGGCAACTATTTTTTGTGATTAGAGTGGTTTATGGACTGTTTTGGGATCATGGTTTAAACTTCTCCGGTGTTCTGAATTGTGGTACAAGCCCAGTGTAATTAATACTGACCATTTCACTCTAATGGATTTAGTGtgggtttaaaaaatgttcataGTTTGGACATAGAAATATGtttaatacaaagtaaaaaaaaatttataaaaacaagtATTAACATTTTACATCTACTGCAGCTTAGCTCCCTATTTCAGTACTATGTGGCTAAAAATTACGTGTTGCAAAACTAACTCTAGATAATCTTGAAGTTTGGTTGCAATCTATCTAAGTTGTTCCTCTCTGTTTGGGGCTTCCCACAGGAAAGCAAGTGCTATAAGGTTTTGCGCTAATGCATGGAATCTTGATTGTTTTGGTCCAGTAAGAATCCCAACCATCATAAAGCTATCAATAAGGATGATCTTGGTGTACACCAGTAAAACAATCGAGGGATGGGCTTTAACGAATTTCCCCTGGCATATTTATTTGACATGTTTTGATAATAGGTGATTCTGCAGAGCACTGTGTTCCTCAAATCGCACAAGGCAAATATCACACTGGTAAGGTCTTTCTCCAGCGTGGCTTTGTTGATGACGCGTTAGTTCCCCTGCATCACGGAACCTTCTGTGACAGATCTGGCACTCGCAAGGTTTTCCACCAAAATGAGTATATTTGTGGCGTGTAAGATGAGAAGTCCTTTTAAAAGCCTTGCCACAAACCTTACAGACATGGGGTTTTTGTTGGGAGTGTGCAATACTGTGCCTCTGGAGGTAGGAGAGGTACTCAAATATCCTAAAGCACACGGGGCATTTATACACCTTACGTGGGGCTGCAGATTTCGTGGCATCACTACATGAATCAGAAGCAGGTCCATCAGGAGCCTTACTTGTATCTGCCGTTTTAGATTCTTCCACAACTACTGTGTATGGCAGGCCTTGACTATCGATCAGCAGAAATCTCCGGTACTTTTTGTTACTTACAGGCTTGTCTTGTGGTTTGACAACTGTGGGCTccaactttattttttcttctgttttcctGTATTGTGAAATTACAGGCAGCACACCAGTCTTAAAGCGGACAACGCTGCCACTTCCTTTATTAGCCAATGTGGTACTTACTGAAGCCATATCTTTGCAAGATAATCtatgtttttctataattttgtgCTGTTCTTTGTTAGTTGCACTTGCTGGAGTTTCTCGACTAGTTACCTTATTTCTTTGCCAGGGTCCAGTCAGTCTACTATAAGGTGAGGGGCTTTTTTGAATAGTAATTTTCTTATGAGAATGATACAAAGGAATTCCTTGGTAAAGCCTGGACTTTTCACAGTGTTCTGTCCCCTGACTTTGCAGCATAGTTTCCGATATGGCACTTCGTCTGTTGCTTTGCATCTTTGCCTTCTGGGAGGGGGCAACTGATGGGTCTTTGGTATTAGTGGGTGTGGGAGAATAATTTACCATCACATGATCTCTGTTAAATTGTGTCTTatcttttttttggagaaaagaagAGCTACCATCTTTAATCTGAATGGGAAACTTTTTAACCTGCACTCCAAAgccttgttttgtcacaatttGAGACTCTCTGTCATAATTGGTAAACGCTAAGTTTTCTATGTGTTCCATAGAATCTGGTGTCCATGTGTTCCATTTCTTCACTGTATATTTACTGACTGATGTCATAGCATTTTCTTCAATATGTGGTTTCCCCATTTCAGTACGACTTTGCCTCCCTGCCGAGCAGCCAGTTCCATAGTCACTTCTGACTTTGGTT
This sequence is a window from Xenopus laevis strain J_2021 chromosome 7S, Xenopus_laevis_v10.1, whole genome shotgun sequence. Protein-coding genes within it:
- the znf581.S gene encoding zinc finger protein 8, encoding MDPEGWKMATTGYNFIKKRKEGNHVKHPNTERLQKRVYHGEVVSDSSEAKHLQTKVRSDYGTGCSAGRQSRTEMGKPHIEENAMTSVSKYTVKKWNTWTPDSMEHIENLAFTNYDRESQIVTKQGFGVQVKKFPIQIKDGSSSFLQKKDKTQFNRDHVMVNYSPTPTNTKDPSVAPSQKAKMQSNRRSAISETMLQSQGTEHCEKSRLYQGIPLYHSHKKITIQKSPSPYSRLTGPWQRNKVTSRETPASATNKEQHKIIEKHRLSCKDMASVSTTLANKGSGSVVRFKTGVLPVISQYRKTEEKIKLEPTVVKPQDKPVSNKKYRRFLLIDSQGLPYTVVVEESKTADTSKAPDGPASDSCSDATKSAAPRKVYKCPVCFRIFEYLSYLQRHSIAHSQQKPHVCKVCGKAFKRTSHLTRHKYTHFGGKPCECQICHRRFRDAGELTRHQQSHAGERPYQCDICLVRFEEHSALQNHLLSKHVK